CATTCTCGCGGCCGGATTCGGCTCACGGCTCCTCCCCCTCACCCTGCTCAAGCCCAAGCCGTTATTTCCCTTGTGGGGAAAGCCCATACTGGGACACACCCTGGAATTATTGCACCGCTGGGGCGTGCGCGACGTGCTGGTCAATGCCCATCATCATGCCGATCAAATCCTGGCTTACCTCCAAACCAACCCGGTACCCGGCCTCAAATACCAGCTCTCGTATGAACCCGACATTCTGGGTACCGGCGGGGTCCTGGCAAAGGCGCGCTGGTTTCTGGATGACCAGCCGTTCTGGATGATCAATGCCGATGTCATGGCCGAGCTGGACGGACGTCCCTTGATCACGGCCTTTCAGAAACAGTCCGCGATTGCCTCCCTGTGGCTCCACCCTGAACGGGGGCCCCGGACGGTTGAGCACCGGAACGGCCTGATCAGTGTCTTTAAAAGCCCGCTCGCCAGAACCGAGGGCACCGCCACCTTCTGCGGCTTGCAACTCCTCTCGCCCCGCATCCTGAAATTTCTCCCCGAATCTGGGTTTGCCAGTATTGTCGACGCCTATGAAAACGCCCTGATTGCCGGCGAACCGATCGCCGGAGTGGTTGTCCCCCACGCCTACTGGGCCGACATCGGCTCCCCGGAGGCCTATCTGACCACCCATCGTGAAATGCTGGAGTTGCCACGTTGGAAGAAATGCCGGTCACCAGACGGCCGGATTGTGGCCGCCGGGACGGGCACCCGCATTCACCCAAAGGCAAACGTCGACCGGTCCGTTCTCTGGGATCACGTCACCCTCCTCCCTGGCGCCTGCGTTAAGGACGCCATTGTCACAGATGGCGTGACCCTGAACCGCCCGGCCTCCTATATGGCCCTCCCTGCCGCGGATTTACCCGATCCCGTCATCCGCCGGACCCTCACACAACTCAACTGGGACCCCGGACAGACCACCGTTCTCCCGCTCCCGCCACGGGGCTCCGCGCGCACCTTTACCCGGCTGATCTCAGGAACACCCGGCACCACCCAAAGCGCCATTCTGGTGCGCTACAGTCTTGAGCG
The sequence above is a segment of the bacterium genome. Coding sequences within it:
- a CDS encoding sugar phosphate nucleotidyltransferase, whose protein sequence is MKTPQKAIILAAGFGSRLLPLTLLKPKPLFPLWGKPILGHTLELLHRWGVRDVLVNAHHHADQILAYLQTNPVPGLKYQLSYEPDILGTGGVLAKARWFLDDQPFWMINADVMAELDGRPLITAFQKQSAIASLWLHPERGPRTVEHRNGLISVFKSPLARTEGTATFCGLQLLSPRILKFLPESGFASIVDAYENALIAGEPIAGVVVPHAYWADIGSPEAYLTTHREMLELPRWKKCRSPDGRIVAAGTGTRIHPKANVDRSVLWDHVTLLPGACVKDAIVTDGVTLNRPASYMALPAADLPDPVIRRTLTQLNWDPGQTTVLPLPPRGSARTFTRLISGTPGTTQSAILVRYSLERPENGLYTHHAQFLAKHGVSVPAVLIDWPDQKICVLEDVGENSLDQLMPGLTRAKCLTLYKQTLDTVARLHDQATRAAVRHPITLSPPFTRHLYEWEQALFCDQFLRRHLPVSEAQCQEIRRELSSLIPAQVRAPRVIVHRDLQSSNVLLNKGKIFLIDFQGMRLGTAAYDLASLLCDPYVNLPDEVRDELLDYYLGLIPNGKSVQALFWIAAVERLSQALGAFGRLGAAPATSYFLKHIPSGINQLTNALRHVPGLPTLKACLHATG